The window AGGAACcacatttaaaatgcagattGTTTCAACTGAGTTTACATACATGTCATACAAGTTCAATCCTGAGTAAAACATTGTAGCaagctgctttaaaaaatttaaacaattatttgtttcatttgtgtttttacacTTTAGACGTTTGAATGAAAGGGAACGGATTGGGGAGTTGGGAGCTCCAGAAGTTTGGGGTCTTTTACCAAAAGTTCCTGAACCTGAGTAAGTTTATTCCTGCTTTTTTGTTTAGttggtaataaaatatgaaaaatcatTCTTGTACTCTATTAACAAGTACTTGTTTTCACATTTAGCTCTGATGAACACACACCAGTAGAGAATGAGGAAAAACCCAAAAAATCTAGAAGCTCTGATTCTTTTTCAGAAGGTagatattgtacatttttgtttttttatggaaaggAGGGGACTGGGTATTTCACcccacatatgactatgatatggtaacttttctttaaatatgttgtagaagaaaagaagaaaaaaaagaaaaagaaaaagaagtcaggaaaaaagaagagcaaaaaaCACTCTGAGGAAAGTGAGAGTGAATCGGAGTCTGAAAGCAGCGGTAATTATCATTAGTAATCTATAATTTGTATGTACATTTCCAGAAACTATTGGTATCCAGAACTGCAGGAGGAGAAACTAGTGGGATCCCCCTCTATATACACACATCTATCTCAGTATCCATACTTTCTAGCTAGCTTTTGGAATAGGAGGTGTTGGTTTAGGATAGGTGAGGCATGCTGACTATGGTAATGCAGACTTGCCATTCGCCAGCATAGCATCTTCTAGGTACCAAGAAGGAAGCATGCAAATAAACTGAATACACTGGTAAAGATCTGCTTCTGAGCTTAGCATGACCATGAACACAACAGAAAGGTTATCCCATTGAAGCAGGTTGGCAGAATTACTAGGTGTTCATTGTTTTGAACTCAATATAAAAGGAGTTGTATATTTTAAACGGGGAAGGGTCCACTGTTCTTACACAGAGCATTTTCTTGTAAATTGTTCAAATGGTGATACAGTGCTCTTAATAAAGTGGAGGATTTATTAACTGAGAGAATTGTAATGCttgtataaaaaacaacaaaaaagatgtGTTACATTATGTCAGGCAATGTATTATAtccaaggtttttatttttaaaaatttagatcTTGCGATTTAAACAAAAGTTtcatacttatttattatttttttttttacagatgatacaaaaaagtcaaagaagaaattaaagaaaaagaaacacagaaagtaagcatttttttttattttacatagtccTGCCTAAGAACGAACCTATTAGAGCACAGTatacaacaaacattttaagTCCATTTTAACGCTTTCATCCATCTTTGGGCAGCCGACAACTAGTTTGCAGATGTCAAACACCGTTTCTAATGGGAACACTTGCAGTCACAGCAATAAGCAGGCATCAGAGTTACCTGAAGCCTGTAAAATCTGACTTACAGCATTGGTTTATACCTTTACATTTCCTTTTGCTAATGTTTCATATAGGAAGAAATctaaggaaaagaaaagcaagaaaagtaGAAAAGATTCAAGTGATTCAAGCAGTGAAGAATCCGATGATGAACAGATGCAGGAAGATAAATGGGTTGAGCGAAGtaagtttttttaatacttaGCACTATAGGGATTATTTTACTTAGTCCAGTAATGCCCAATCAAGTTCAGGTTGTggataaaacataaaactacTCTTTATCCACAAAATGCCTAGgaattgttattttattcaaGAGTTTTTTAGGCAGCTGTGGAAATATCACTAATTTTGTAAAAGGTGCAGGTCGTTTAACTGGTATCCTTTGCCACATTATCACTACTCTTGATAAACTATTAGTTCCAAGTCCCACAATGTAAAGTTGCAGCTTGTTTGGACCCTTTATGCCCTACCAGTTCTGAAGATGGACCTGCTGTATAGTGTTTTTTCAATTTgcaacataattttgtttttttcacaatctgTGTTCCACTACAGAGAAATTGTAttggtttattatatttaaaataatttgactttttttcttttgatatttgtACATTGTAATTTAGTACAGTAACAGTAAAGTGACAATATAATCAGTGTTATAAAAttcttatttgcattttttttgtgtgtgactTTGCCCATAGAAGCTAACCTGGATGATTCCGAATTAGTAGGACCTGAAGCCCCATTAACACATCTGTCACAAGACGATAAGCCCTTAAAGTAAGTAACAGATATGTGTgtgtttctttgtattgtattaaGCTAAGACCTATAGGTTTGTAAGGAGTGTATGTAAATAGTTACATGACGTGAGCTTatttcatttgtattgtattaagCTAAGACCTATAGGTTTGTAAGGAGTGTATGTAAATAGTTACATGACGTGAGCTTatttcatttgtattgtattaagCTAAGACCTAGCAGTGTACGTAAACAGTTACATGATGTGGGCTTATTTCATGATTCGGCGCATAGAGCAATATTATTCAAAGCATCCACCCAACCAGTCAAATGTCACCAGTTAGCATGTTTTGTGTTATTAGAAGTGTGAAAAATGGTTGTAGGGTTATTACTATTGGATGTTGCTTATGTTTGTGTGTTAGGTTTGCAAACCTgatttgttttcaatatatttttattgtgtcctTACCTCTACAGTTATGGCCATGCTTTGCTACCGGGTGAGGGTGCTGCAATGGCAGAGTATGTTAAAGCTGGAAAGCGTATCCCAAGGAGAGGTGAAATTGGCCTAACAAGTGATGAAATTGCTTCTTTTGAGAAGTCTGGCTATGTAATGAGTGGAAGCAGGTAAGTGTTTATAATGTTTTGACTACAGAGCACGGTACTTTAAGGCTCTTCAAAAATTAAAGGCAGTGTTCAACctaggcatttttttaagccagatgggaagaaattgtaggtgggtggcagcccctgtattgtgacccaactattcagtaaccacctgaaaacagccgggtggataGTAAAAAGTGCGGAGTGATGCACCCGGCTGAAAGGGACTGGGAAGAACATTGAAAGACTAGGAGTTGAGTGACCACAACATTTATAATATACTCATTAAAGGAAGATTTCAATATTTATTCAGTCTTTGTAAGCAATCAGTGTTACATAAAGCCTGTTCTTTTATACTATTTACCTTCCTACAAATGTGCCACCAGGGGAATGATGGTGAAAAGAAAACCAATTAGTGTTTATGCCATATAAAGTgcaaaacacttttctttttggtttatatttctaAGGGTCTATCTAGAAACTAACTTTTAAATGTGTAGTGTATTTTGTAATAGGCATCtatttattattgcagtgtttcccCCTCTAAAGAAGTTTTTTGATATAATGTTTGTTATACTATAATGATTTTGTCTAGTATTGTGGCTTTTAATTGGCTATAAGAAGGAGCTTCACACAACAATTATGAACATAAGGTAACAGCCAGGtggtttcagctttttttttccagtcagtTATATGACTTTTAgacattcattttgaatatgaTCCTTTCTATGTAATTAACAACTATGGCTGACCACCCCATGTACCTATATCATTATAGACAAACAGAAGGGTTTAAATCAACACATACTATGCTTTTTAAATGCGTATTGCTGTACAGACAGAAACTTTGTGGTGAGGAGAAGCTGTTTTTTGTGAAAAGAAACCATATTCTATGCTCTTGGCACTGAATGTACACTTTTTGAGGTATTTGATGGAATTAAGGAGAATTATTTTGCCTCTTATATAAGCTAACATGATGTGTGTTAACGTGTTTGTTCAGACATCGCCGTATGGAAGCTGTCCGTCTGCGTAAGGAAAACCAGATTTACAGTGCAGATGAGAAGAGAGCTCTAGCTTCTTTCAACCAGGAAGAGAGGCGTAAGAGGGAGAACAAAATTCTGTCCAGCTTCAGAGAGATGGTGTACAGAAAAACCAAGGGGAAAGAGGACAAATGAGCGCCTACTAATTGTCCAGAATTGGTCCAGTACTGTAGGTTGCTTTGGATGATCGTACTTGTGTCATGGGAAATAATTGTGCAGTCTTCATCTTAACCTTCAGTTGGGTCTTACAGGCCTCTTGTGTTCTACATGTACAATACTCTACTTTACCAGAACTGGAAAAGATTTGTAAAGAACTCCtaactttattatataatatatataatatatccttttttttaggAGCGACTGAAATTGAAGCCATTGAAATTAATTTATAAACTAACAGGTCAGAAAATGGGGTGTGGATGTCCCTTTTTTGTACGGAATACATTGTACctatacatttaaatatcttttgATACCACATTCAATCAATTTTTGatgagtttttttgtattgtaaaaatatttgttcacCCGAAAGTAGTAATACTTTATTTACTACTGGAAGCTTGCCAAACCCAGTGCTTGGAGTCAGCACATGGCCTGTTTGTCTTGGATACTTCAACCCAAATATATGACATGGTGTGCTAAAAACCCTAatgaaacttaataaaaaaaagaccatgGAAAGCACAGTTTGAAGGAGCAAGCTAGgtgaaaactaaaatacattgtgAGGGgttcgtttttttttctttgtggtgTATAGTATTGCATAACTGTGCTTTAAGCCCTGTGTGCACCAggtattataaatgtgtttatacagAACTGTAAGAAATTTACACTCACTGTAAAATGTCACTCTGAAGCAATATGTCTtaggttttgtaaataaaaatctgctACTTTTTATAGGTTAGAGGTTTATTCATTTAAATCCTGTTTTGAAGACAGATGGTTTAACACTAAATGTTCTCTTTTCATCCTTATATGGATGGTCATTGCTTGGGGCTAAAAGGCTAATAATGATAATCACAGTCACCCAATGACAGGTGTGTTTATTAAAATCTTAGAGAGCTTGTACTTTTAGTGTAATCATTTTAGTATCCACTGACTTCTTTATATGTCCAGGTATATTACTAAACCTAAAACCCACAGTGTGGTATATTTAATGAGACTTCTGGGATTGCATGTGGGCAAAATACTGGTTAAAAAAACCCTTTCTACAATGTTACTCATACATTATTTATacccaatttttattaaaacatcacataaaaccacaatatttttaaaacattttaaaaaaacaacattaaaacaaacccACCATCAGGTGTGTATATCCAGATAAAATGGGGGACTTAACATCATGTGGATGTGAGCTCCCCACGAGTCCCCcattttatttggatatatacATCTGGTggtggatttgtttttatgttggattttttaaaaatgtttgataaaaatattgtgtctttaaaaaaattgggtataaacaatgtaatttattactgCCTAAAAAGTTCCTTTTGGGTTTTTTAGTTATGTTCCAGGGATGTGGCAGTAGTTGATTGATTAAACAGATGATGAAACAAACCTTTATAGACCTGTCTACAATGTGTTTTTATGACAGCAAGGAAGCTAAATATTTGTGCAAACAAGGTACaaccaaattaaaataaagaaacattttttaccagaaagtgaatacattatatacaaatactggGCTCAAGTAATTAGGTGGTATTCGTCAAAATAAATCAGATTAACTCTTTGA is drawn from Pyxicephalus adspersus chromosome Z, UCB_Pads_2.0, whole genome shotgun sequence and contains these coding sequences:
- the NKAP gene encoding NF-kappa-B-activating protein, with translation MSPMHRSRSRSPGSPRRRRYDSSSPDRKTRRSAERGVSIGHRRSRSRDRAPFTRPHPGKQWGDYYEKGKEEILRKRQEAFIARRLNERERIGELGAPEVWGLLPKVPEPDSDEHTPVENEEKPKKSRSSDSFSEEEKKKKKKKKKKSGKKKSKKHSEESESESESESSDDTKKSKKKLKKKKHRKKKSKEKKSKKSRKDSSDSSSEESDDEQMQEDKWVERKANLDDSELVGPEAPLTHLSQDDKPLNYGHALLPGEGAAMAEYVKAGKRIPRRGEIGLTSDEIASFEKSGYVMSGSRHRRMEAVRLRKENQIYSADEKRALASFNQEERRKRENKILSSFREMVYRKTKGKEDK